One Ardenticatenales bacterium genomic region harbors:
- a CDS encoding alcohol dehydrogenase catalytic domain-containing protein has translation MKALYLSDNGLELRTDCPMPRPQPNEALIRVLCAGICSTDLEIVRGYNPHRGILGHEFVGIVEAAADTDWIGRRAVGGINLGCQTCAVCTQSGPEHCPNRRVLGILGKDGVFADYITLPLTNLLPVPDSVPDDMAVFTEPLAAALRITEQLDVTIRSATAHRVAAVVGPGRLGLLISQVLALTGLAVTVVGRSEASLVLPRSLGMETAPVHEVGDDAFDLVVEATGNDQGLAAALRMLRPLGTLVLKSTYAGTANVNLTKLVVAEITVIGSRCGPFAPALRLLSQGQIQVEPLVDGRYPLADGLQAFAHAARPGVRKILLYP, from the coding sequence ATGAAAGCACTCTACCTGAGCGACAACGGACTGGAACTGCGTACGGATTGTCCGATGCCACGGCCGCAGCCAAATGAGGCCCTGATTCGGGTGCTTTGTGCCGGCATTTGCAGCACCGATCTGGAGATCGTGCGCGGCTATAATCCCCATCGCGGCATCCTCGGGCATGAATTCGTGGGCATCGTCGAAGCCGCCGCCGACACCGATTGGATTGGTCGCCGCGCCGTTGGCGGCATCAACCTCGGCTGCCAGACCTGCGCCGTCTGTACCCAGAGCGGTCCCGAACACTGCCCCAATCGCCGCGTCCTGGGCATTCTCGGCAAAGATGGCGTCTTCGCCGACTACATCACCCTCCCTTTGACCAATCTCCTTCCCGTGCCGGACAGCGTGCCGGACGATATGGCCGTCTTCACCGAACCCCTGGCCGCCGCCCTGCGCATCACCGAACAGCTTGATGTGACTATCCGCTCCGCTACCGCGCACCGGGTGGCCGCCGTCGTTGGTCCGGGCCGCCTGGGGCTACTCATTAGTCAAGTCCTGGCCCTCACCGGACTTGCCGTAACCGTGGTCGGACGCAGTGAGGCCTCGCTGGTTTTGCCGCGTTCGTTGGGCATGGAAACGGCGCCGGTCCACGAGGTTGGCGACGACGCTTTTGACCTGGTGGTGGAGGCAACGGGCAATGATCAGGGGTTGGCTGCTGCGCTGCGGATGCTGCGCCCGTTGGGGACGTTGGTGTTGAAAAGCACTTATGCCGGCACAGCCAACGTCAATCTCACCAAACTCGTCGTCGCCGAAATCACCGTCATCGGTTCTCGCTGCGGTCCGTTTGCCCCCGCGTTGCGCCTCCTCTCGCAGGGGCAAATCCAGGTCGAACCCCTCGTAGACGGGCGCTATCCCCTCGCCGATGGCCTGCAAGCTTTCGCCCACGCGGCCCGGCCGGGCGTTCGCAAAATTCTGCTCTACCCATAA
- a CDS encoding NAD(+)/NADH kinase, with protein MNINQIGILYHPEKAATIEVSAQVSRWLQARGIANWIGPNADHLGADTPLAETDLMVVLGGDGSTLRAARIAAPHAIPIFCINMGRVGFLSEAELDIWPEKLSAVLQGDYWLERRLMLQAHLYNAGTRQETMVALNDVVVGRGVQARIVRLKLFVDNDHVTTYTADGLIVATPTGSTAYSMAAGGPLLPPELENFLVIPVAPHLSLGRALVLHRQAVICIEVEMDHDATVTADGQESSQLHSGDKVVLQKHDHRALFARVGSSGYFYRRLMRRLGVQRTTD; from the coding sequence ATGAACATCAACCAAATTGGCATCCTTTATCACCCTGAGAAAGCAGCCACCATTGAAGTCTCCGCGCAGGTGAGTCGCTGGCTGCAAGCACGAGGCATCGCCAACTGGATCGGTCCCAACGCCGACCATCTGGGCGCGGATACCCCGCTGGCGGAAACCGACCTGATGGTCGTCCTCGGCGGTGATGGCTCCACCTTGCGCGCCGCCCGTATCGCCGCGCCACATGCCATCCCCATTTTTTGTATCAATATGGGGCGCGTTGGCTTCCTGAGTGAGGCGGAACTGGACATCTGGCCGGAGAAGCTCAGCGCTGTGTTGCAAGGCGACTATTGGTTAGAACGTCGCCTCATGTTACAGGCCCATCTTTACAATGCCGGAACGCGGCAGGAGACGATGGTTGCCTTGAACGATGTGGTAGTCGGGCGAGGTGTTCAGGCGCGCATCGTGCGTTTGAAGCTGTTTGTGGATAATGACCACGTGACCACCTACACGGCGGATGGTTTGATTGTTGCCACGCCCACCGGCTCCACGGCTTATTCCATGGCCGCCGGTGGCCCTCTGCTGCCACCCGAACTGGAAAATTTCCTTGTTATTCCCGTTGCGCCCCATCTCAGCTTGGGGCGGGCATTGGTGCTACACCGTCAGGCCGTCATTTGCATAGAAGTAGAAATGGATCATGACGCCACCGTGACGGCGGACGGGCAGGAGTCCAGCCAGTTACACAGCGGGGACAAGGTGGTATTGCAGAAGCACGACCACCGCGCCTTGTTTGCCCGCGTGGGTAGCTCTGGCTATTTTTATCGTCGTTTGATGCGCCGTCTGGGTGTGCAGCGTACCACGGATTAG
- the cas4 gene encoding CRISPR-associated protein Cas4 gives MSVGEPNVALLGLGLVLALLALVVMWRGRRLWEDAGMPDGRVIYSDTGAWYAQDEPLLAHDLKLVGKPDYLVQQADGLVIPVEVKSKTAPPQPYEGHVLQLAAYCLLVQRTYGVRPTHGILQYSDRAFSIDFTYELEETILDLLAEMREGLMESELHRDHQNPRKCRQCGFRDVCQQSLN, from the coding sequence ATGAGTGTGGGCGAACCGAATGTGGCGTTGCTGGGGCTGGGTTTGGTGCTGGCGCTGTTGGCGTTAGTGGTGATGTGGCGTGGGCGGCGGTTGTGGGAAGATGCCGGCATGCCCGATGGCCGTGTCATCTACAGCGATACGGGAGCCTGGTACGCGCAAGATGAGCCGCTCCTGGCCCATGACCTCAAACTCGTGGGCAAGCCTGATTATCTGGTACAGCAGGCGGACGGGCTGGTCATTCCCGTCGAGGTAAAATCGAAAACCGCGCCACCGCAGCCGTATGAAGGCCATGTCTTACAGCTCGCCGCCTACTGCCTGTTGGTGCAGCGCACCTACGGCGTGCGCCCCACGCATGGCATTCTGCAATATAGTGACCGCGCCTTTTCGATTGATTTCACCTATGAACTGGAGGAGACGATTCTGGATTTGCTGGCGGAGATGCGCGAGGGGCTGATGGAATCCGAACTACACCGTGACCACCAGAATCCGCGAAAATGCCGGCAATGTGGCTTCCGCGACGTGTGCCAGCAAAGCCTGAATTGA
- the recN gene encoding DNA repair protein RecN — MLSELYIRDFAIIDELRMQFDFGFNVLTGETGAGKSIILDSLSLILGGRADSSMVRAECDRAIIEAAFELTPRAQDALRPLLGEQGLEAEEEEDVLLLARELRANGRSICRVNGRTVTVSTLKEVGELLVDIHGQGEHLSLLQPRSHLPLLDSYGRLDEEREAVARQVGQLRTVQRELDGLRQSARNAAQRIDFLTFQVQEIDAAKLEVGEEEQLREERTRVANTEQLMKQAATAVFLLDGVDDETPSVSDLLGQVERAVSDLVELDPPQAAWLEQLQGVVFQFEELSRELRHYQDSLEFEPERLAYLEERLELINRLKRKYGTDVAGILATRDRLSSELENISHSEERTHELSREENRLLKQIGQIAAILSQKRQVAANELAGAIEKELEALRMPGARFAVDFQRQPDTTGAFVGEERLAFDQSGIDQCEFLISANPGEPLRPMARVASGGETARLMLALKTALAQVDATPTLIFDEIDQGIGGRVGDTVGQKLWRLAHAGGHQVIVVTHLPQLAGYGDAHFQVGKRVEAGRTHTVVRSLDVNGRVAELAAMLGTGEGDAQNGAQSILRQVAEVKENAGD, encoded by the coding sequence ATGTTATCGGAACTGTACATACGCGATTTTGCCATCATTGACGAACTGCGGATGCAGTTCGATTTTGGTTTCAACGTGCTGACGGGCGAAACGGGCGCGGGCAAATCAATTATTCTGGACAGCCTCAGCCTGATCCTGGGTGGTCGCGCGGACTCCAGCATGGTGCGCGCGGAATGTGATCGCGCCATCATTGAAGCGGCTTTCGAGCTGACGCCGCGGGCGCAGGATGCGCTGCGGCCGCTGTTGGGGGAGCAAGGATTGGAGGCGGAGGAGGAGGAGGACGTCCTGTTGTTGGCGCGAGAATTGCGCGCCAACGGGCGCAGCATTTGCCGCGTAAACGGTCGCACTGTGACCGTGTCCACGTTGAAGGAGGTGGGGGAGTTGCTTGTGGATATTCACGGGCAGGGGGAGCACTTGTCGTTGCTGCAGCCGCGTTCCCATTTGCCGCTTCTTGATTCCTACGGTCGGTTGGATGAGGAGCGGGAGGCTGTGGCGCGGCAGGTGGGGCAACTGCGGACTGTGCAGCGAGAGTTGGACGGCCTGCGGCAAAGCGCGCGCAATGCGGCGCAACGGATTGACTTCCTCACGTTTCAGGTGCAGGAGATCGATGCGGCGAAGTTGGAAGTAGGGGAGGAGGAGCAGCTTCGTGAAGAGCGGACGCGGGTAGCCAACACGGAGCAGTTGATGAAGCAAGCGGCTACGGCTGTGTTCCTGTTGGATGGGGTGGATGATGAGACGCCATCCGTATCGGACTTGTTGGGGCAGGTTGAGCGGGCGGTGAGCGATCTGGTTGAATTGGATCCGCCGCAGGCAGCGTGGTTGGAGCAGTTGCAGGGGGTGGTTTTTCAGTTTGAGGAGCTGTCACGAGAGTTGCGGCATTATCAGGATTCGTTGGAGTTCGAGCCGGAGCGGCTGGCGTATTTGGAGGAGCGGTTGGAGTTGATCAATCGGTTGAAGCGGAAGTATGGGACGGATGTTGCCGGCATTTTAGCCACCCGTGACCGCCTTTCCTCTGAACTGGAAAACATTTCGCATAGCGAGGAGCGCACGCACGAACTGAGCCGGGAAGAAAATCGCCTCCTGAAGCAGATTGGTCAGATCGCCGCCATTTTGTCTCAGAAGCGTCAGGTGGCCGCTAACGAGTTGGCGGGGGCTATCGAAAAGGAACTGGAAGCCCTGCGTATGCCCGGCGCGCGCTTTGCTGTTGATTTTCAGCGACAGCCAGACACCACGGGGGCCTTTGTGGGGGAGGAGCGCTTAGCCTTTGACCAGAGTGGCATAGACCAGTGCGAGTTTCTTATTTCCGCGAATCCGGGGGAGCCGTTGCGGCCCATGGCGCGCGTCGCCAGCGGCGGGGAAACGGCGCGGCTGATGCTGGCCTTGAAAACGGCGCTGGCGCAGGTGGACGCGACGCCGACACTGATTTTTGACGAGATCGATCAGGGCATCGGCGGGCGGGTGGGAGACACGGTAGGCCAGAAGCTGTGGCGTCTGGCGCACGCGGGGGGGCATCAGGTGATTGTGGTCACGCACTTGCCGCAGTTGGCGGGGTATGGGGATGCGCATTTCCAGGTGGGCAAGCGGGTGGAGGCAGGGCGCACCCATACGGTGGTGAGGTCGTTGGATGTGAACGGCCGCGTTGCGGAGCTGGCGGCGATGTTGGGTACGGGCGAGGGGGACGCGCAAAATGGGGCGCAATCGATTCTGCGGCAGGTAGCTGAGGTTAAAGAGAATGCCGGCGACTAG
- a CDS encoding histidine--tRNA ligase — MTSIQRLAGMQDILPDAQRYWRYLIQTGTEVAQEFGFQQIDVPILEATQLFVRGVGTASDFFVNKEMYTIEEEDGESITLRPEYTAGLVRAYIENGMQNWVQPVKLFSFGPIFRRERPQAGRFRQHSQFDVEIMGETDPAADVEVMMLAMTMLQRIGFRGLTFQLNSTGCPICKPVYVEKLRAYLTDHMEKLAPIDQERMRRNPLRILDSKEAGMDALLADAPHIINSLCADCTDHFAELRRLLDKLEQPYSINFRLVRGIDYYVKTVFEVWAEGIGAQAALFGGGRYDGLAEAIGGPHTPGVGFGAGIDRIALTMAAWGIEPPPAFAIPVFIAHFGGETKSAAVALAFRLRRAHVPARVAFAHARRSMKSQMREANKLDARYVLILGESELAANSVVVRPLDGGEQTTLSLAGSVLEDWLRLALGRKK; from the coding sequence TTGACGTCAATACAACGACTGGCAGGTATGCAAGATATTCTGCCCGACGCGCAGCGATACTGGCGCTATCTCATTCAGACCGGTACGGAGGTCGCCCAGGAATTCGGTTTTCAGCAGATCGACGTTCCCATTCTGGAAGCAACCCAGCTTTTTGTGCGTGGCGTGGGTACGGCGTCCGACTTCTTCGTCAACAAGGAAATGTACACCATTGAAGAAGAGGATGGCGAAAGCATCACCTTGCGACCGGAGTACACCGCCGGTCTCGTGCGCGCCTACATTGAAAACGGGATGCAGAACTGGGTGCAACCGGTGAAGCTTTTCAGCTTCGGCCCTATCTTCCGCCGTGAACGCCCCCAGGCCGGGCGTTTTCGGCAGCACAGCCAGTTTGATGTAGAAATCATGGGCGAAACCGACCCGGCCGCCGACGTGGAAGTGATGATGCTGGCGATGACCATGCTCCAGCGCATTGGCTTTCGCGGTCTCACTTTCCAGCTAAACAGCACCGGCTGCCCCATCTGCAAACCCGTTTACGTGGAAAAACTACGCGCCTATCTGACCGACCATATGGAAAAGCTCGCTCCTATTGACCAGGAGCGAATGCGACGCAACCCGCTGCGCATCCTGGATAGCAAAGAAGCGGGCATGGATGCGCTTCTCGCCGACGCACCGCACATCATCAACTCACTTTGTGCCGACTGCACCGACCATTTTGCCGAACTACGCCGCTTGCTGGATAAGCTCGAACAGCCATACAGCATCAATTTCCGCCTCGTGCGGGGCATTGACTATTACGTGAAGACGGTGTTTGAAGTTTGGGCGGAGGGGATTGGCGCCCAGGCAGCCCTTTTTGGCGGCGGGCGATACGATGGATTGGCGGAGGCGATTGGTGGTCCGCATACGCCGGGGGTTGGCTTTGGTGCCGGCATTGACCGCATTGCACTCACGATGGCTGCCTGGGGCATAGAACCTCCCCCGGCTTTCGCCATCCCCGTATTCATTGCCCACTTTGGCGGCGAAACCAAGAGCGCCGCCGTCGCGCTGGCGTTTCGTCTCCGTCGCGCCCACGTCCCCGCGCGCGTCGCCTTCGCCCACGCTCGCCGCAGCATGAAAAGCCAGATGCGCGAGGCCAACAAACTCGACGCCCGCTATGTTCTCATTTTGGGCGAGTCGGAACTGGCGGCCAATAGTGTTGTCGTGCGTCCCCTGGATGGCGGCGAACAGACCACGCTCTCTCTGGCGGGTTCGGTCCTGGAGGACTGGTTGCGTCTGGCCCTGGGGCGCAAGAAATGA
- a CDS encoding glycosyltransferase family 2 protein yields MLDLAIVIVNYNVSALLRRCLQTVFASAGDFTFAVAVVDNASQDDSVEMVRQAFPQVHVVANEENAGYPAGNNQGLRALGIENEQPPRYVLLLNPDTELPPNALADMLNFLDKNSDVGIVGPRLILPNGQLDLACRRGFPSPAVSIYRFLGLSHLFPHSPRFGRYNMTFLDEHEQADVDAVVGAFMMLRGTAVRQVGLLDERFWMYGEDLDWAKRIKDAGWRVVYNPAVTVLHVKRASSRQNRRKAQYEFYRAMPIFYYKHYRQQTSWWLHLIIMIGIGLKAGPKLWPALFSGPGILTASQ; encoded by the coding sequence TTGCTTGACTTAGCTATTGTTATCGTTAACTACAACGTCAGCGCCCTGCTGCGTCGCTGCTTGCAAACCGTTTTCGCCAGCGCCGGTGATTTCACGTTTGCCGTGGCGGTGGTGGATAATGCGTCGCAAGATGATAGCGTGGAGATGGTGCGCCAGGCGTTTCCGCAGGTGCATGTGGTTGCGAACGAGGAAAATGCCGGGTATCCTGCCGGCAACAATCAAGGATTACGCGCCTTGGGGATTGAAAACGAGCAACCGCCCCGCTACGTCCTGCTTCTCAATCCCGACACCGAACTCCCTCCCAACGCCCTCGCCGACATGCTCAACTTCCTTGACAAGAACTCGGATGTGGGCATCGTTGGCCCGCGGCTGATCCTGCCCAACGGCCAGCTCGATCTCGCCTGCCGCCGCGGGTTTCCCTCTCCCGCCGTCTCCATCTACCGTTTCCTCGGACTCAGCCACCTTTTTCCGCACTCCCCGCGCTTTGGCCGCTACAACATGACCTTTCTCGACGAACACGAACAAGCCGACGTGGACGCCGTCGTTGGCGCGTTCATGATGCTGCGCGGCACCGCGGTGCGTCAGGTTGGCCTCCTGGACGAACGCTTCTGGATGTATGGCGAAGACCTCGATTGGGCCAAGCGGATCAAAGATGCCGGTTGGCGTGTCGTCTATAACCCCGCCGTTACCGTTTTGCATGTCAAACGGGCCTCCAGCCGCCAAAACCGGCGCAAGGCTCAATACGAATTCTATCGCGCCATGCCCATCTTCTACTACAAGCACTATCGCCAGCAAACCTCCTGGTGGCTGCACCTGATCATTATGATCGGAATTGGTCTCAAAGCTGGGCCTAAGCTCTGGCCGGCGCTGTTCTCCGGGCCAGGCATCCTCACAGCGAGCCAATGA
- a CDS encoding ClbS/DfsB family four-helix bundle protein — MTKESLLQTLQAERVAWDRLLTEVGEARMGLPVLADGWSVADVIAHVSWYEREATGILRERALRGSPWWALPHAQRNAHIHAQNQGRALAEILMEAEVAYAALLAALEAVTDDDLMDATRFAEMPASWQPWQVVAENSYEHYRQHAQEIRAHLL, encoded by the coding sequence ATGACGAAAGAATCGCTGCTGCAAACATTGCAAGCGGAACGAGTGGCCTGGGATCGGTTGCTGACGGAAGTGGGAGAGGCACGCATGGGGCTGCCTGTCCTCGCAGATGGCTGGTCGGTGGCGGATGTGATCGCACACGTTTCCTGGTATGAACGGGAGGCGACAGGTATTCTGCGAGAGCGGGCACTGCGCGGTTCGCCCTGGTGGGCGCTGCCGCACGCGCAGCGAAACGCGCACATTCACGCGCAGAATCAGGGGCGGGCGCTGGCGGAAATCCTGATGGAAGCGGAAGTCGCATATGCGGCGTTGTTGGCGGCGCTGGAAGCGGTGACGGATGATGATTTGATGGACGCGACACGGTTTGCGGAAATGCCGGCATCCTGGCAGCCGTGGCAGGTGGTTGCCGAAAATAGCTACGAACATTATCGCCAGCACGCGCAGGAGATACGCGCCCACCTGCTGTAG
- a CDS encoding Ig-like domain-containing protein, which produces MEFIASLQNTPLPTILVIGGILLLVLAVASELGGKITIAPQRQKSALVLGLGLLAVGVALYFIPHGENATGNPGGMDIVPTDTPVNAPTPSAPRVVSTTPGNGATEVPANLTQIVVTFSEDVRQDSWSFVTVSEVETPEIVGDPLFTDGRTCVLPVRLVAGRTYALGINSEVHQGFVSAANGNVVVPYTLTFSTAP; this is translated from the coding sequence ATGGAATTTATCGCTTCCTTGCAGAACACACCGCTGCCCACTATTCTGGTAATTGGCGGCATCCTGCTACTGGTGCTGGCCGTGGCTTCAGAATTGGGCGGTAAGATTACGATTGCGCCGCAGCGACAAAAGTCCGCGCTGGTTTTGGGGCTGGGGCTGCTGGCCGTCGGCGTGGCGCTCTATTTTATCCCCCACGGCGAGAATGCCACAGGAAATCCCGGCGGTATGGACATCGTGCCAACGGACACGCCTGTGAACGCACCAACGCCATCCGCCCCGCGCGTTGTATCCACAACGCCGGGGAACGGGGCGACAGAAGTGCCCGCCAACCTGACGCAGATCGTGGTGACTTTTAGCGAGGATGTGCGCCAGGACAGTTGGTCATTTGTGACGGTTTCCGAGGTCGAAACGCCGGAGATCGTGGGCGATCCCCTGTTTACTGATGGGCGCACGTGCGTTTTACCGGTGCGGCTGGTGGCGGGGAGAACGTATGCGTTGGGCATCAACAGCGAGGTGCATCAGGGGTTTGTGAGCGCCGCGAACGGAAACGTGGTTGTTCCCTACACGCTCACCTTCAGCACGGCTCCCTGA